From Aegilops tauschii subsp. strangulata cultivar AL8/78 chromosome 5, Aet v6.0, whole genome shotgun sequence:
atttccttatatcatgataaatatttattattcatgctagaattgtattaaccgaaaacttagtacatgtgtgaatacatagacaaacagagtgtcactagtatgcctctacttgactagctcgttgaatcaaagatggttaagtttcctagccatagacatgagttgtcatttgattaacgggatcacatcattagagaatgatgtgattgacttgacccattccgttagcttagcacatgatcgtttagtatgttgctattgctttcttcatgacttatacatgttcctatgactatgagattatgcaactcccgaataccggaggaacactttatgtgctaccaaacgtcacaacgtaactgggtgattataaaggtgctctacaggtgtctccgatggtgtttgttgagttggcatagatcgagattaggatttgtcactccgattgtcggagaggtatctttgggccctctcggtaatgcacatcactataagccttgcaagcaatgtaactaatgagttagttgtgggatgatgcattacagaacgagtaaagagacttgccagtaacgagattgaactaggtattgagataccgacgatcgaatctcggacaagtaacataccgatgacaaagggaacaacgtatgttattatgcggtttgaccgataaagatcttcgtagaatatgtaggaaccaatatgagcatccaggttccgctattggttattgaccggagatgagtctctgtcatgtctacatagttctcgaacccgtagggtccgcacgcttaacgtttggtgacgatcggtattatgagtttatgtgttttgatgtaccgaaggtagtttggagtcctggatgtgaccacggacatgacgaggagtctcgaaatggtaaagatagatatattggacggctatatccggacaccggaagtgttccgggtggtttcaggtaaaaccggagtgccggaggggttaccggaaccccccggaggaattaatgggccaccatgggccttagtggagagagaggagggaggccagggcaggccgcgtgcccccccttggagtccgaataggacaagggaagggggcggagcccccctttccttctccctctctccctctccttccttccccctctttgccccttgttggaaacctactaggaataggattcctagtaggaatcctacttgggggcgcgccccaagggccggccggccggcctccccccttgctcctttatatacgggggcagggggcaccctagaacacacaagttgatcattgatctcttagccgtgtgcggggccgccctccaccataatccacctcggtcatatcgttgcagtgcttaggcgaagccctgcgccggtagcttcatcatcaccgtcatcaccctgtcgtgctgacgaagctctcccttgacactctactggatcgtgagttcgtgggacgtcaccgagccaaacgtgtgcagatcgcggaggtgtcgtacgttcggtattaggatcagtcgatcgtgaagacgtacgactacatcaaccgcgttgtcataacgcttccgcttacggtctacgagggtatgtggacaacactctcccctctctttgctatgcatcaccatgatcttgcgtgtgcgtaggaaattttttgaaattactacgttcccaaacagtggtatcagagccaggtttatgcgtagatgttatatgcacgagtagaacacaagtgagttgtgggcgataatagtcatactgcttaccagcatgtcatactttggttcggcggtattgttggatgaagcagcccggatcgacattacgcgtacgcttacgcgagactggttctaccgacgtgcttcgcacataggtggctggcgggtgtcagtttctccaactttagttgaatctagtgtggctacgcccggtccttgttgaaggttaaaacaacacatacttgacgaaaaatcgttgtggttttgatgcgtaggtaagaacggttcttgctcagcccatagcagccacgtaaaacttgcaacaacaaagtagaggacgtctaacttgtttttgcagggcatgttgtgatgtgatatggtcaagacatgatgctaaattttattgtatgaaatgatcatgttttgtaacacagttatcggcaactggcaggagccatatggttgtcgctttattgtatgaaatgcaatcgccatgtaattgctttactttatcactaagcgatagcgatagtcgtagaagcaaatagttggcgagacgacaacgatgctacgatggagatcaaggtgccgcaccggtgacgatggtgatcatgactgtgctttggagatggagatcaaaggcacaagatgatgatggccatatcatatcacttatattgattgcatgtgatgtttatcctttatgcatcttattttgcttagttcgacggtagcaatataagatgatctctcactaaatttcaaggtataagtgttctccctgagtatgcaccgttgctacagttcttcgtgctgagacaccacatgatgatcgggtgtgataagctctacgttcacatacaacgggtgcaagacaattttgcacacgcagaatactcgggctaaacttgacgagcctagcatatgcagatatggcctcggaacactggagaccgaaagttcaagcgtgaatcatatagtagatatgatcaacatagtgatgttcaccattgaaaactactccatctcacgtgatgatcggacatggtttagttgatttggatcacgtgatcatgtagatgactagagggatgtctatctgagtgggagttctgaagtaatatgattaattgaactttaatttatcatgaacttagtcctgatagtatttgcatatctatgttgtagatcaatagctcgcgtttagctcccctgttttatttttgatatgttcctagagaaaactaagttgaaagatgttagtagcaaggatgcggattggatccgtgatctaggattatcctcattgctgcatagaagaattatgtccttgatgcaccgctaggtgacagaccgattgcaggagcagatgcagacgttatgaacgtttggcaagctcgatatgatgactacttgacagtttagtgcaccatgctttacggcttagaaccgggacttcaaaaatgttttgaacgccacggagcatataagatgttccaagagttgaaattggtatttcatactcatgcccgtgacagtactttgcctacaagatggaggagaatagctcaaccagtgagcatgtgctcagattgtctgggtactacaatcacttgaatcgagtgggagttaatcttccagataagatagtgattgacagaattctctagtcactatcaccaagttactagaacttcatgatgaactataatatgcaagggatgacgaaagtaattcccgagctcttcgcgatgctgcaatcgacgaaggtagaaatcaagaaagagcatcaagtgttgatggttaacaagaccactagtttcaagaaaagggcaaagggatagaaggggaacttcaagaagaacggcaagcaagttgctgctcaagtgaagaagcccaagtctggacctaagcctgagactgagtgcttctactgcaaaggaaatggtcactggaagtggaactgccctagatacttggaggataagaaggatggcaaagtgaacaaagttatatttgatatacatgatattgatgtgtactttactagtgtttatagcaacccctcagtatttgatactagttcagttgctaagattagtaactcgaaacgggaattgcagaatgaacagagactagttaagggtgaagtgacgatgtgtgttggaagtgattccaaggttgataagatcaccatcgcacactccctataccttcgggattggtgttggccctaaataaatgttatttggtgtttgcgttgagcatgaatatgatttgatcatgtttattgcgatacggttattcatttaagtcagagaataattgttgttctgtttacttgaataaaaccttctatagtcatacatccaatgtaaatggtttactgaatctcgatcgtaataatacacatattcataatattgaagccaaaagatgcaaagttaataatgatagtgcaacttatttgtggcactgccgtttaggtcatattggtgtaaagcgcatgaagaaactccatgccgatggacttttggaatcacttgattatgaatcatttgatgcttgcgaaccatgcctcatgggcaagatgactaagactccgttctccggaacaatggagcgagcaactgacttattggaaataatacatactgatgtatgcggtctaatgaatattgaggctcgtggcgggtatcattgttttctgaccttcacagatgatttgagcagatatgtgtatatctacttgatgaaacataagtctgaaacacttgaaaagttcaaagattttcagagtgaagtagagaatcatcgtaacaagaaaataaagtttctacgaactgatcgtagaggcaaatatttgagttacgagtttggccttcaattaaaacaatgtggaatagtttcacaaactcatgccacctggaacaccatagcataatggtgtgtctgaaggtcataaccgtactttattggatatagtgaaatctatgatgtctcttactgatttaccactatcgttttggggttatgcattagagacaactgcattcacgttaaatagggcaccatctaaatccgttgagacgacaccttatgaactgtggtttggcaagaaacccaagttgtcgtttcttaaagtttaaggctgcaatgcttatgtgaaaaagcttcaacctgataagctcgaacccaaatcggagaaatgtgtcttcgtaggatacccaaaagagactgttgggtacaccttctatcacagatctgaaggcaagatctttgttgctaagaatggatcctttctggagaaggagtttctctcgaaagaagtgagtgggaggaaagtagaacttgattaggtaattgtaccttctcccgaattggaaagtagttcatcacagaaatcagttccattgatgcctacaccaattagtgaggaagttaatgatgatgatcatgaaacttcagatcaatttactaccgaacctcgtaggttaaccagagtacgttccgcaccagagtggtacggtaatccggttctggaagtcatgttactagaccatgacgaacctacgaactatgaggaagcgatgatgagcccagattccgcaaaatggcttgaggccatgaaatctgagatgggatccatgtatgagaacaaagtgtggactttggttgacttgcccgatgatcggcaagccatagaaaataaatggatcttcaagaggaagacggacgctgatagtagtgttactatctacaaagctagacttgtcgaaaaaaggtttttgacaaagttcaaggtgttgactacgatgagattttctcactcgtagcgttgcttaagtctgtctgaatcatgttagcaaattgccacattttatgaaatctggcaaatggatgtcaaaactacattccttaatggatttcttaaagaagagttgtatatgatgcaaccagaaggttttgtcgatcctaaaggtgctaacaaaatgtgcaagctccagcgatccatccatggactggtgcaaagcatctcagagttggaatatacgctttgatgagttgatcaaagcatatagttttatacagacttgagatgaagcctgtatttacaagaaagtgagtgggagcactacaacctttctgataagtatatgtgaatgacatattgttgatcgaaaatgatgtagaattttctggaaagcataaaaggagtgtttaaaggattttttttcaaagaaagacctcgatgaagctgcttacatattgaacatcaagatctatagagatagatcaagacgcttgataagttttttcaatgagtacataccttgacaaatttttgaagttgttcaaaatggaacagtcaaagaaggagttcttgcctgtattgcaaggtgtgaaattgagtaagactcaaagcccggccacgacagaagatagaaagagaatgaaagtcattccctatgcctcagccataggttctataaagtatgccatgctatgtaccagatctattgtagaccctacactgagtttggcaagggagtacaatagtgatctaggagtagatcaccggacatcggtcaaaattatccttagtggaataaggatatgtttctcgattatggaggtgacaaaaggttcgtcgtaaagggttacgtcaatgcaagttttgacactgatccagatgactctaagcctcaatctggatacatattgaaagtgggagcaattagctagagtagctccgtgcagagcattgttgacatagaaatttgcaaaatacatacggatctgaatatggcagacccgttgactaaacttctctcacaagcaaaacatgatcacaccttagtactctttgggtgttaatcacatgccgatgtgaactaagattactgactctagtaaaccctttgagtgttgatcacatggcgatgtgaactatgggtgttaatcacatggtaatgtgaactattggtgttaatcacatggtgatgtgatctagattattgactctagtgcaagtgggagactgaaggaaatatgccctagaggcaataataaagttgttatttatatttccttatatcatgataaatgtttattattcatgctagaattgtattaaccggaaacttaatacatgtgtgcatacatagacaaacagagtgtcactagtatgcctctacttgactagcttgttgaatcaaagatggtttaagtttcctagccatagacatgagttgtcatttgattaacgggatcacatcattagagcatgatgtgattgacttgacccattccgttagcttagcacttgaccatttagtatgttgttattgctttcttcatgacttatacatgttcctatgactatgagattatgcaactcccgaataccggaggaacactttgtgtgctaccaaatgtcacaacgtaactgggtgattataaaggtgctctacaggtgtctccgatggtgtttgttgagttggcatagatcgagattaggatttgtcacttcgattgtcggagaggtatctctgggccctctcggtaatgcacatcactataagccttgcaagcaatgtaactaatgagttagttgcgggatgatgcattacggaacgagtaaagagacttgccggtaacgagattgaactaggtattgagatactgacgattgaatctcgggcaagtaacataccgatgacaaagggaacaacgtatgttgttatgcggtttgaccgataaagatcttcgtagaatatgtaggaaccaatatgagcatccaagttccgctattggttattgaccggagatgattctcggtcatgtctacatagttctcgaacccgtagggtccgcacgcttaacattcggagacgatcggtattatgagtttatgtgttttgatgtaccgaaggtagttcggagtcccggatgtgatcacggacatgacgaggagtctcgaaatggttgagacataaagattgatatattggacggctatatccggacaccggaagtgttccgggtggtttcgggtaaaacggagtgccggaggggttaccggaacccctcgggagaattaatgggccaccatgggccttagtggagagagaggagggaggccatggcaggccgcacgccccctagagtccgaataggacaagggaagggggggcggcgccccctttccttctccctctctccctctccttccttccccctctttcccccttgttggaaacctactaggaataggattcctagtagaaatcctacttgggggcgcgccccaagggtcggccggcctcccccttgctcctttatatacgggggtagggggcaccctagaaaacacaagttgatcattgatctcttagccgtgtgcggtgcccccctccaccataatccacctcggtcatatcgttgcagtgcttaggcgaagccctgcgtcggtagcttcatcatcaccgtcatcacactgtcgtgctgacgaagctctccctcgacactctgctggatcgtgagttcgtgggacgtcaccgagccgaatgtgtgcagatcgtggaggtgtcaTACGTTCGATACTAGGATCCGTCGaccatgaagacgtacgactacatcaaccacgttgtcataacgcttccgcttacggtctacgagggtacatggacaacactctcccctctcgttgctatgcatcaccatgatcctgcgtgtgcgtaggaatttttttgaaattactacgttccccaacatgttaGTCTACTACAAGAAACAAACAAGTTCTTATCCTCAAATTTTGATATAACAGATCTTGGTGAGGCGTCATATGTTTTGGGCATAGAGATTGACCGGGATAGGAACAATGGAGTCTTAGGACTATCACAGAAAGCATATTTAGAAAAGGTTCTTCAAAAGTATAATATGCATGCGAGTAAAGCCACACCTGCTCCGATAGTCAAGGGCGATAGTTTTGGGAAATTCCAATGTCCCAAGAACCAGTACGAGATAGATCAAATGAAAGCAGTACCATATGCTTCGGCTGTTGGAAGCTTACAGTATGCACAAGTGTGCACTCGCGCTGACTTAGCTTTTATCACCAGGGTACTCGATGGATATCAAGAGAATCCAGGCATTGAGCACTGAAAGATGGTAAAGAAATCATTGCGTTATGCTCAAGGTACGAAGGACTACACGCTCAGATACAGGAGATGTGATTCCCTAGAGATAAAAGGGTATTCAGACGCAGATTTTGCGGGGGGTAGAGATGATAGAAAATTCATGTCAGGATACATATTCACTCTCGCTGGGGGAGCTATTTCGTGGAAAGGCTCCAAACAGTCGATAGTTGCATCATCCACGATGTATGCAGAATTCATAGCATGCTTCGAGGCCACGGGGTAGGTGATATGGCTAAAGAAATTTATACCCGACTTGAAAGTGGTACATTGTCTTCACAAACCACTAAAGATGTACTGTGACAACCAGCCCGCAGTATTCTATGCTCACAACAACAAGTCGAGTAATGCTGCCAAAACAATAGAGATAAGGTATTATGTTGTGAAAGATAAAATCCAGGATCACACTATAAATCTCGAGCATATAAGGACAAAGGATATGCTTGCGGATCCGCTTACGAAAGGCTTACCACCCAATGTGTTCAAGGAACACTTAGCCGGCATGGGTTTAAGGGAAAGCCTATGATTCCTGGATCATGAGAGGCCCAAAAGGAATAGAATTTGTTTCTGAACAAAATGTATGTTGTAGCTGTATGATTCTATCGGCAATTAAGCTGTGACGATGAAACATACTCTATGTATCAATATGTAAATAAACTAGAAAGTATAAGGTTAAAAGTAAagttgagatcaagggggagaatgttaggttgatctcttCCGTTCGAGCCCAAAGGGTCGAACGGGCCCTTGCATCGCaccctgatcgggggcgcccaaccaaACCATGGTTGGTGGGCCCCTGTGACCCGCGCTATATAAACAGAGGTGGGGGTCGGGGCACGATACACGAAGTTAATCGCTGCCACAAACCCCACCGACaatccctaccgatctagggttagtgCGGTGCTCACGGGAAGCTCCACCACCGCCACCATCCACTCTGTGCCATCACCGCCGTCGGCATCCACCGTGGCCACCTCGGCGGGATCATCGACATAGAGTGAAGGTAGGACTACCGGATCGATCTGACTACCCGATCCACGAGGTCTATCAGTTCCCACTTCTACACAAAAACCACACAGTCTATCTATGTTAGCTCGTCCCAACTACAATTATACGCCCAGTGATCTGAATGCAGCTCAAACCAACAAGGGGAACGGAATATGCAGAGCGGAAGCCAAGTATACCTGATGAGTGCTCTGTACTTACCTTAGAAGAGTACTCCGTACACACGGTGGATTCCGAGAAGGGGAATGGAGATACACGCCCTGCCATGGTTGTGGCTGCTCCTCCGCGGCCGCCACGCTGCTGCAAGTTGGAGGTGTAGGAGCTGTCGTCAGTTGGTAGCACCAGGGAGGTGGAGGGGGTCAGACGTGGGGGTGGGAAGCGCGCGGGCGCCGCGAGCAGCCGCCGCGCGTCGCTGCGAGCCCGGCACGGCTGTCGTCTGTTGGATCTAACCCGTCCACCTGCTTCTCCTCCTCCGGCACTGCGACGAAGGGGAGCGCCGCCAGCGAGCATCAAGATTGGTGCACTTGATCTAACAGCCCTGGATGCGTTCGCTGGAAAAACGTTTCAAGGGATCGTCAGCCAGataacatttttcaaaattatAAAAGATAAAAAAGGCCTCAGAGTGATTTTGGTAAAAGAAAATCTTCAAACCTGAATAATCTGGTGACGGATTGTCCTTCAAGaagatatactccctccattccaaattactcgtcgtggttttagttcaaatttgaactaaaaccatgacgagtaatttggaacggagggagtagaaattatTGTGCACGCGTACTACCCAGCAAGTAGCATTACACGTCTaaatatctactccctccgtctcataatataagacgttttttgacattATACTAGTATcggaaaacgtcttatattacgggacggagggagtagctgaaAGGGAAGCATCGTATCTTGCTCTCTTCGACCCAAGATTCAGAAAGTAGGTGGGGAGCCCGACTGCAGCAGTCGGCGCGTCAGAGTGTGCGGCAGCCTCTTCACCCCAATCCCACCCGTTGAAAATGACTGCTCGCTCAGCTACAAAGATCTTGACAAGAAGATTCAGAACTCTCTACACCACATCTTGTAGACGGAACGTAAGGCATCAGAGTCAGACCACATCTTCTGGATTGCTCGCTGCAGTTCCGGTCACCTCGTCGATCTCGACATCGCTTTCTCTGTTGAAGTCATGGCACGTGAAGGTATATTTCCTTTTTCCGGAACCCTTCGCAAGTCGTCTCAACCAATCGAGTATCAGTGTTTTTCTTTTCTCTAAGGTGCAGAGTATCAGTTTTGATTTTCGCATTTTCGTGTTCCTCTTTACAGTATGAAACTGCATGTACGTTTCAGGAAGGGAAGAAAACAGTCGCATAAAATTGTTCCATAATTGAGTGCTGGATTGGAAACAGCTTCAAAGTGGAAACTTTGCAAAGGGGAAAAATATAATCTAGACTCAAAACAGAGCAGAATCGGATGGGGAATCATTTATCGACACTAGCTAGCTAGTAGCTCCAGAGCGCGACATCTGCTCCGCCGTCGCCGTTGTCCCAGTACGCGTCGatgatggccgccgtcgacggcGGGTCCATGAGCAGCGCCTCTGCGAGGCTCACGTAGTACGAGCCCAGGTCCATTTCCGGGAACAAGTCAAGCCTGAACATATCGATGTCCATTGTAGCCAGCACCTCGAACTCTCCATCGGCGGAAGCTTCCGACGCCTCCGACGAATCGCCACTGTCGGACTCAGACGACGATTGTGCATGAGCGCTAGATGGGGTCTCCTCGGCAACGGTCCTGGCTATCAGGCCATTGGCAGCCACCCGTCGCTGGAAATCCGCGACGGCTTGGAGGGCCGCGCGCCGGACGTCGGCGCGGTCGGAGAGCGCGGACGGCACGGCGAGCAGCCACGCCGAGTCGGCGAAGTTGAGGCACCTGGCGGAGCGGCCGCCGAGTGCGAGCATGGCGGCGTCGTTCGCGCGGGCGGCGGCCTCGGCGGTCAGGTACGTCCCGAGCCAGAGCCGAGCGCCACGCTTGCCGGGGACGCGCACCTCGCAGACCCAGCGTCGCGCGTTGCCCCTGCGCCGCACGCCGCGGTACACCGGGTGCCGCGTCTCCCGGAACTTGGTGCGCCCCGCGGGGCGCTTGGCCGGCGACGCCCGCCCCGATGCGTGCTCGGGCGAGGATGACACGGACGAGGACGGGGAGGAGCCGGAAAGATCCATGCCCATGTCCATGGCTAACGCCGGAGTGCTCGGTAACGAGCAGTCGAGCTTGGTGCTTGAGCTTAGTGAGGAGTGTGAGCTTAGCCGTGGGATGCTTGAGCTTGAGTGAGAGTGTTCGGTGATCGGTGTTACTAACATCTGTGGAGTGTGTGGGACGTATTTATAGGTATGTGTCATGTGGAGCTTCAAGTGTACTACAGTATATGAACGCGCTTTGGACAGCAGCTGGGTAGTACGTGGCCCTTATTCTAGTCGATTAAACGCCTTTTTGTCCTGCGACCCATGTGAGATCGACGCGTGGCGAATTGCAGCGCGCTTTTTTTTAAGGAGCCAATAGCAGCGTGTTAAGCAAAGACAGCTTGCAGCAATTTTTTCTAGAGCAAAGGCAGCTTCCTTTTTTTTGAGTGGAGGCAGCTTCCTTCTTTGGGTAGCGGTAAATTGGGCTCCAGCTGCCCATGGAGGCCCAGCGACGGATATATTCGCTTATGGAAACGCCCACATGTGTGGCAGTTTTGCAACTCGTCCACACGCGTGGATTATCGTCCAGTGCAGTTTGCATAAATCTTGACACATTGAGGCAGAATTTGCATGCCACGTAGGACGGAGCTGGTGTGTGGGTGTTAGATAGTTTGCCCACATGCCCCGCACCATGTTGTTTGCCAGC
This genomic window contains:
- the LOC109765480 gene encoding dehydration-responsive element-binding protein 1H-like codes for the protein MDMGMDLSGSSPSSSVSSSPEHASGRASPAKRPAGRTKFRETRHPVYRGVRRRGNARRWVCEVRVPGKRGARLWLGTYLTAEAAARANDAAMLALGGRSARCLNFADSAWLLAVPSALSDRADVRRAALQAVADFQRRVAANGLIARTVAEETPSSAHAQSSSESDSGDSSEASEASADGEFEVLATMDIDMFRLDLFPEMDLGSYYVSLAEALLMDPPSTAAIIDAYWDNGDGGADVALWSY